The nucleotide sequence GCtataaaagaacacaaatacaattttagaggaacagaagaggaaatggaggtgATATAACTTGCTTAGGTTACATGAGTAGTTAAGAGCAAAGTGAGGACTAGTCTAGTGATTTTTAGTTTAGTGCACTCTCTACTTGGGTCATGTGACTCCTTAATCTTTGAGTATTCCAAATGCTAAAGCTGGGTTATAAAGtgacatattttcttctaattttaaaatttttggaggtaGACATAAATTCCTGATAGAAGTTTCTTTCTGAGTGGTATATGTATAGATTTGATTATTCTGTCAACTGAAAGTATTTCATTGACTCATTGGAATTGGGAAATGTCTTGCAtttgatatgttttgtttttggcatttaGGTTTTCCTAGGACATTAGTTCAGGCTGAAGCCCTGGACAAAATCTGTGAGCTGGATCTAGTGATCACTTTGAACATTCCATTTGAAACACTCAAAGATCGTCTCAGCCGACGTTGGATTCACCCCCATAGTGGAAGGGTATATAACCTGGACTTCAATCCACCTCATGTACATGTAAGAATATACAAAGCATTTTTACAGATTGACAAGAAAGAGGCAAAACACTCCAGCTGTAAAATGTAGGAAGGATATGAATAGATTATTCAAAAAAGAGCAAATCTTCATGGCCAAAAGTATTTGAAATTTCTCATTCACTAGTGgtcagggaatgcaaattaaagtttATAACATCTGTTGCTGGTGGGGATCTGAAAAAAATAGTACTCATCTTTATTAGGCATATGAAGTAttaatagtgtttttaaaaagcaacctaGCAATgtacattaacattttaaagtatatatatttcattcaacCCACCGCTGGGAGTATAGGTTATGGAAATGAAAGCACTAGCAGGTACGGTCATGTACACAGTGATGCTTATTTCAGTGttgattttagagaaaaacaaaatctgaaaacaaatgaaTGTTCATTTCCAGGGGGTGACtaaatgaattagaaattatGTACATCGTGCAATATTATGTACTCAGTAAAAAGAATGACTTCGTGCTATCGCCTTTGACCTGAAGAAATACTTCCTCTAGGTATTGTTGAATATCAAAAGCAAATAGCACAatgattccatttttgtaaaatagtGACCCTCCTTCTTTACACATTatctgtttgtgtgtgtaaatatgCTCTCTAGCTTCATAAGAACAGGGATAAGTGGTTAGGGCTGGGACTGAATAAAGACTTGGGGTCAGAGTGGCTGGGGTCATGGGAGTGATGGCAGGGAGGGTGTGACGGGTCTGGGAGGACTGGAGGAATAAACAGGTCCAAAAATAACGTGTGTTTACatgaaataaacatatataaaggtATATGTTTAAAGAacctttttaaattaacaaattcaaaagaattatTGTTCTTTCTGGTAAAGACATGAATTAGTTCAATGTGATTCTTACCTCTAGTTATTGGATGTTAGATAGAATTACTTGTAATCATCCAAATGTGGAAGGGGTGACAGTTGCATCTTAATGGATTAATGTGTATGGGATAGGTAGATCTGAATATGGATGGAGTCAATAATCAACCACAGAACACCAGCTTCAAGAGGGTGAGGATGCCTTCCCAGCTCCTGAGTGCCATAGATTTGGTAAAGTTCCAGTGAGTCTTGTTCATTTGGACAAAGTACTAGTTGCCTTTTGAagtctcctttttatttatttttaatttttattttttttaaagattttatttatttatctgacagagagcacaagtaggcagagtgcaggggagagggagaagcaggctccccgctgagcagggagcccgaccccaggctcctgggatcatgacctgagctgaaggcagatccttaaccgactCGGTTAACCGACTCGGTTAAACTCGGCGATGCTTGATGCGCCccaaaatcttctttttaaaatgtaattctggaatcccttcctcctttccctctcaaGAAACTggtataagggaaaaaaaatggttggAGAGGAAAAGAGGATTCTGCATATGCCCTGATGTCCAACACGGATGCTTCACATTTTAGCTTTGCCTAGGCCTGCTGAAGCAAAGATTCTCATAAAGTTGGAGAACCTTTAACACTGAGTTGCTTTCCAAAGACTGGGTACCCTAAACGAACACCCACAGTTACAGTGCTGCCTCCAAAGACAGCAGGGAAGGTGCTAGTCTGGGCCACCTTTCTGTGGCCACTGTGGCCAAGCTCTCCCAGAAGGAGGAATGCTGTCACCCTAGCATCACTCTCTTCCTTGTAGAAGCAGTTGTTGTATTTATTGGTGCTCTGAGGTCCTGGAAATGACTTCGGAGCTTTGCAGGTCTAAgtaaaataaaggagaagagaataaaggTGATGTACAGCCGTCTCCCACCCCCATCTCGCCTGTTGTGTCAGGTTAACAACCATGGGATACACATGTGATGATTATGGGGCTCACCAATAAATCATAAGTGCAGGTTATGGACCCAAGGCCCTGAGCTATAACGGAATTTTAGTGTGTTTCAAATTTATAGCTGGTTTCTGATTATCCAGTTGAGTTGCCTGAGCCTCGGTTCTGCTCTAGCCTGCCTTTTGACGGATTTATTCCTTGTGACTCTCTCCCCTGGCAGGTAATAGCCATGGACATGGGAGGCAAGATCCTCATGTCCCTGTTGCTATTTGTAAGTAGGTATGTTTCCCAAGGAGgttaaaatacatcaaaaatcAGGTTTTCTAAATTGCCATTTTTTCTCAGAATGTTTGTTCCTGATTGTCATAGGCATATAATCCATGCCTATTTTAATCTACCTTTAAGTAAGTCATTATGTGATCTAGGAAAATAACCTGAGTAAGATTAAATCTCAGGAAAGAATTTGAAAGCTAGCAAAGGCAGGACCGAGATACCTTCTCCTAGATCAGTGTTCTCCTAAGGAAAACCAGTTGGTTCTTTGAgacgttttcttttcttttctttttttttttttaagattttgtttatttattttagagaaagagagaaaacattcaagcagggggaggagcagagggagagagagaatctgaagcagactccccaccaagcacggggcctgatgtggggctccatctcacaaccctaagatcatgacctgagccaaaatcaagagtcggatgcttaaccgactgagtcacccgggcgcccctagaCATATTTATTTTCCGTATTAACAACTCAAACTTTAGAAAGCAGGGCAGTTTTAGGAATGTTTATAGAGGACCAGAGTGTCATTGTCTAAAGGTTGTTTGTTGTTGTGGGAGGCAGCATGGAGTTTTAAACTGTAAATTGAAAGTATCATTTCTCAATAGCACTGAAACGTGTTTGGAAAGATCTGAGAATTTAATAAGGATTCCATGTCAGCTCTCACGAAATAAGGCTAACATGACTGTTAGgagtgttatttctttttcaattactTTCACTGTTACCATTGTCACTCAGGCCTAATTGGTCATTCGGTGGGAGTCCAAGGTGAATACACGGATTTTGCACAGGAAAGTTTCTAATCTTTGGAATGGCTCAGGTGTTGGCCATATTAACTGGTTTCTCTGGTATTTGTAGGGGATCGATGACATCACGGGTGAACCGTTAGTCCAGCAGGAGGATGATAAACCCGAAGCCGTGGCTGCCAGGCTAAGACAGTACAAGGATGTGGCAAAGCCAGTCATTGAATTATACAAGTGAGTGTGCTTTACCGTTTTCATGGCAGATGGTCAGTTAGAACCGTGTGGCTTCCAGTGGGAAGGATATCAGGCTGAGGTGGAATTGTGTTTCTTTAAGCTAGACAAACCCTAAAGGCCCAGTACCTCCCTGAGAGTCAGGTGAAATGCTGGGGTTGTACGTGGGAGATAGAGTCCAGTTCTTTTATGCTGAAATTCTTGTAATACAAGGACCAAAACCTGATCTTCTCTGTCTGGTTGTAAAAGTATGTCTAGagttattttcatctttcttttcaagGAGCTGAAATAATGGTTTGTATTTTGACACTCCCACATGTAAATATCTCCTTTGGATAGAAGATTAGAAGGGACCTTTCACCTAGCTATGTCTAGAGGGAATTTAACCAAAAAGAGTGAAAACTATAAGCTACAGATGGCTTCGGGAGCCAAGCAGCTGTTGGAAATGAGTGTCAAACCTGGTGGGGGATGTGTTCATCTGGGCAGTTGAGTGACAGCTTCTGTGTTGCTCCAGCCAGTTATTTCCACGGGGGCACTCAGGCCCAGAGTGGCCAGTGATCCCTGCTTTTCAAGAGAAGCAGAAATCTGGCTGTCtgtgagtgggggaaaaaatcccaaTTTTTATATTGGCAACAAAtaacgttctttttttttttttaagattttatttatttaattgacagcgagagagggaacacaagcagggggaatggcaggcttcccactgagcagggagcctgatgcagggctcgatcccaggatcctgggcggacgcttaacgactgagccacccaggtgccccaacaaataaCATTCTTAACAGCATGCACACTGAATAAAACCCATTTGCAGACTGCATTCAGGACAGCTGTCTTAACAGCCACTGCTGGAATCAATTTCTGACCTTTTAGCACCCAATTTAGCAGCCCTTTAGATTAGAAGTTCCTGATCATGTCATTATGATATATCCTGTGTTTCATGATCTGTTGCAAGTAATATGGGTTTTACGGTACCAAAGTTtgtcagtgatttattttttgaaagtgtATACTGAGGTAGATTTGGGATTGTCCATATAATGTTAtttggtatgttttattttttagctttttaaagattttatatatttgagagagagcgagaggagAGCACAAACactgggggagagcagagggagagggagaagcaggctcctcattgagcagggagccgagtgcggggctcgatcccaggactcctggatcatgacctgagctgagggcagatgcttaactgactgagccacccaggcgcccctctttgatATGTTTTAAACAGGAGACGAACAGGTGGCATCGTGACAAGCATGCCGGTCTTATTTAGGTACACCCAGTGTGGGTGTCGGCACTTAGCAGTGTGTGTGATAGACCACGAGATTGTGCTTGTTTTATACCCAGGATCTTCCCTCGCCCTAATAGCATGTTAAAAGGAAGCCTAAAATGCCTTCatgtgttggattttgtttttcaggagcCGAGGAGTGCTTCACCAATTTTCTGGGACAGAGACTAACAAAATCTGGCCCTATGTTTACACGCTTTTCTCGAACAAGATCACGCCTATTCAGTCCAAAGAAGCATACTGAGCCTGCCCAGTggaagaaccaggaaaatgtCGTTCATTCAGTTGTATGTGTAGTATTTTGGTGCCGTGTCCAAGTTAGAAGCTAGTGGGGATAGCTTGCAGCATCTTTTCTAGTTAAATGGTGAACTGAAATGAAAACGAATGAGTAGAAAGCATTCCTGAAGAGGCTCCTCTCTGCCTTTCACAAGAAGGGTCACCTACACCTGTCTAAGATGCCTCTGCATGTCTCAAGCCCTTCCCAAGAAAACAAGTACAGGCTGGACTTTGAACGGCGTCTAACCCAAACTCTAGCTGATTGCTGACCGTCATGTTGTTGCCATAGTAGCATTTTCACATGTGACAGTGTTGGTGTCTGGTCCCCTCCGTCCCCTGAAGGCTGTTGAATCAGAGCACCGGGAGGCCTTGCCCCAAGTTCTCTGGTATGTGCCCTTCCTGGTGACCATGCGATTGAAGCCAGTTGCTCTTTGTGGTTGCTCCTCTCGCTGTGAGTGACTGtccacaatttcttttttgtgttagGAGTGATAACCTTTTCTGCATCCATGCTCCATAGAATCTCTCCTTTGCAGACATCCTGGAATGAACGGATTTGGCTTCCACTGTTTTTATTAGACTGTACTTTTTTTACATCTGTTTTCTCCCTCCCTAGGCTATGAAGTAATACAATAGTTACTGCTTTGATCCCTCTCAGATCCCTTTCTAAGAACTGAGAGCAAGGGGAGGCTGTCAAATCGCTTCCTGCACCAGGAACTGGGCTCTGCAGAGGGTCTTCTTACGCTGCTGGGCTGACTCTTCATGGGCTGACACTGcccttttcttttattgtgaAAAAATCCTCAAAGTCTTAGGGAGTCTCCAAAAAAATGGGAGATACTTACCTACATAAATGTTAAAGGATCATATCTTGTGTATAGAAATCATAAGACCATATGAAATTACTGCACTAAAATATAGTTTAGCTTTTtattcaagacaaaaaaaaatgtattttgaaatgctGCTAAATATTGATGCTGACAGTGTTTTTCTCCTGTGAGTGACCCAAGCATATTATAAATAGTTGATAGAGGGACTGGAGCCTGTGGGTTGAGGAAAATGTTGTACCAGCTGTGCCCAGACTGAGTATGACAGCTTTATGATTATGggaaaacaaattcttaaaactttttttctattccaaaGATGCATTCTCTGGGGTGGCCATTAAGTCTAGAAATAAAGATAATACAATTTTGTCATTCTTTGTAATGTACAGTAaaccatttattaaagatttgCCTGGTTTCCAGACTTGGTGGCCACCTAATGTAATTTTTGCTCTTCTCTGGGAAGGGCAATGAAATTTATTCCTATTGCCTTAAAAAGAAATACCCCTCTTCATGCATCGTGGTTGTCCCTAAAGAAGGTCCTTTGCTATTCCTGGAAGTGACTTCTGTCTAGCTCTTCATactggagaagaagaaaa is from Zalophus californianus isolate mZalCal1 chromosome 4, mZalCal1.pri.v2, whole genome shotgun sequence and encodes:
- the AK4 gene encoding adenylate kinase 4, mitochondrial isoform X1 encodes the protein MASKLLRAVILGPPGSGKGTVCQRIAQSFGLQHLSSGHFLRENIKANTGVGDMAKQYIEKGLLVPDHVITRLMMSELENRRSEPWLLDGFPRTLVQAEALDKICELDLVITLNIPFETLKDRLSRRWIHPHSGRVYNLDFNPPHVHGIDDITGEPLVQQEDDKPEAVAARLRQYKDVAKPVIELYKSRGVLHQFSGTETNKIWPYVYTLFSNKITPIQSKEAY
- the AK4 gene encoding adenylate kinase 4, mitochondrial isoform X4, yielding MASKLLRAVILGPPGSGKGTVCQRIAQSFGLQHLSSGHFLRENIKANTGFPRTLVQAEALDKICELDLVITLNIPFETLKDRLSRRWIHPHSGRVYNLDFNPPHVHGIDDITGEPLVQQEDDKPEAVAARLRQYKDVAKPVIELYKSRGVLHQFSGTETNKIWPYVYTLFSNKITPIQSKEAY
- the AK4 gene encoding adenylate kinase 4, mitochondrial isoform X5; amino-acid sequence: MAKQYIEKGLLVPDHVITRLMMSELENRRSEPWLLDGFPRTLVQAEALDKICELDLVITLNIPFETLKDRLSRRWIHPHSGRVYNLDFNPPHVHGIDDITGEPLVQQEDDKPEAVAARLRQYKDVAKPVIELYKSRGVLHQFSGTETNKIWPYVYTLFSNKITPIQSKEAY
- the AK4 gene encoding adenylate kinase 4, mitochondrial isoform X2: MEKAEVLLCGSDTSTPGATGRRGVGDMAKQYIEKGLLVPDHVITRLMMSELENRRSEPWLLDGFPRTLVQAEALDKICELDLVITLNIPFETLKDRLSRRWIHPHSGRVYNLDFNPPHVHGIDDITGEPLVQQEDDKPEAVAARLRQYKDVAKPVIELYKSRGVLHQFSGTETNKIWPYVYTLFSNKITPIQSKEAY
- the AK4 gene encoding adenylate kinase 4, mitochondrial isoform X3 gives rise to the protein MDFTIDQGSSIYRRRKRDRVGDMAKQYIEKGLLVPDHVITRLMMSELENRRSEPWLLDGFPRTLVQAEALDKICELDLVITLNIPFETLKDRLSRRWIHPHSGRVYNLDFNPPHVHGIDDITGEPLVQQEDDKPEAVAARLRQYKDVAKPVIELYKSRGVLHQFSGTETNKIWPYVYTLFSNKITPIQSKEAY